Sequence from the Pedobacter sp. D749 genome:
CAGGTTGCCATGGTCTTCCAACCGCCTTAACAATAAACTTACAATTAGTGAAAGCATAATCGAATTTACGGTGATGAGGATGTGCGCCTTATTATCGGCCATATCACTCAGCCGTTGGTTATTGGCTGAGGTAATCCTAAACATGGTTTCGATCCCTTTATCTGGCCTATCGTCTTTATCCTTCTTTTTTTTATCTTTAACAATAACGGGTGCAAAGCTTTTAGGTTCTTCGAGTTCGGTATTGATTACTTCTTGTGCAGTGAGTTTACTTTTCAGTTTTTCGATATTTTTCTGTTTCTGATCGCTTAACAGCAGATTGGCGTAGTCGGTATGGTAATGGTGCGATTCCATAAACTGGATATCCTTTTTGCGCCAATCAGATTTACTGATCTCTTTTTTATAGATCAGTTCATTTTCCTTATGCATTAATTTACCTTTTGCACGAAAATCGGCCAGTCCTAAATGGAACAAATCTGCGTCGCAAAGGATTTTATCAATTTCACTTTTAGGTTTCTGAGGAATTTTAGTGGCCAATATTGCACTTTTAACCTGATCACGGATTTCCTGGTTTACCTTATGTTTTGCCAAAAAATCATCAGCCAGCACTGCTCCTTTTGCTTCGTGGTTTAATGCATCTTCAAAATATCCTGTATCATGAAACCAGGCTGCAACGGTTACCGTAAAAAAATCCTGTTCGTTTAACTGGTAATGATTGGCAATTTGCTGCGCAGCATTTACTACTTTTTCCGTGTGTTCGAGGTTATGATAAACCAGGCGTGGATCGCTATGGGTATGGAAGTAATCGCCAACATGCTTTTCTACATCTTCCTGCAATTGTTTATAGTTCATGAGCTTATTGGGGTTGCGATAATTTGATATGATGAAGGAAATGCATTTTATTGAAAATCTTTAAAGCTGAAAAATCGGTTTATTTTTATAGGGATAAAATTACGCTATTTTTTTAAAAACAACACTGATCTCCGCTCAACAATAATAATGCCCCTTTTATTTTACAATTAGATTTAGAAATGTGAGTGTTTGGCACTATAACCTCATGAAATCAAGTTTATTCTTGTTAAAAAAAGATTACAATTTGGTATAAATAGCAAATTCATTGGCGCTAGAAAGCACTAATTTCAATTTAATTAACTTTATGGTCAATCATCAGTAGAATTTTAGTTTAATGCTAATATCACCAAATTGAATAATAAAAACAGGTGTATACGCGGCACATTTTACGATCAGCA
This genomic interval carries:
- a CDS encoding Pycsar system effector family protein is translated as MNYKQLQEDVEKHVGDYFHTHSDPRLVYHNLEHTEKVVNAAQQIANHYQLNEQDFFTVTVAAWFHDTGYFEDALNHEAKGAVLADDFLAKHKVNQEIRDQVKSAILATKIPQKPKSEIDKILCDADLFHLGLADFRAKGKLMHKENELIYKKEISKSDWRKKDIQFMESHHYHTDYANLLLSDQKQKNIEKLKSKLTAQEVINTELEEPKSFAPVIVKDKKKKDKDDRPDKGIETMFRITSANNQRLSDMADNKAHILITVNSIMLSLIVSLLLRRLEDHGNLIIPTFILLLVSLTCVVVSILSTRPSIPKGEFTQEDMDKKKVNLLFFGNFYKMSLPSYTDGMIKVMNDKDFLYGTLITDVYSQGVVLGRKYKLIRLAYNIFMFGLIAAVFAFVIAYAAYGKL